From the Pseudarthrobacter sp. MM222 genome, one window contains:
- a CDS encoding PadR family transcriptional regulator, with protein sequence MPAVFAHGALRLYLLALLESGPKHGYELIKALSERFGGTYSPSAGTIYPRLGKLEEEGLVATEAEGRRTNYSITPAGLVELNRRRDELAGVENEISASVRRLADNLRQDIRVNMQGLRADLAATAEAARSAARSASPVAGSATVPRYSQEGDARLREAEMLVQAFRDDIRIELRRHGSVRPITPVTLETVKTVLDQARISIRNSLEG encoded by the coding sequence ATGCCCGCCGTCTTTGCCCACGGCGCCCTGCGGCTGTATCTGCTCGCGCTGCTCGAGTCCGGCCCCAAGCACGGCTACGAGCTGATCAAGGCACTCAGCGAACGTTTCGGCGGCACCTACTCCCCCAGCGCCGGCACGATCTACCCCCGGCTCGGGAAACTTGAGGAGGAGGGGCTCGTCGCCACTGAGGCCGAGGGCCGCAGGACGAACTACAGCATCACCCCGGCGGGGCTTGTGGAACTCAACCGCCGGCGGGACGAGCTTGCGGGCGTCGAAAACGAGATCTCCGCCTCGGTCCGCCGGCTCGCCGACAACCTGCGGCAGGACATCCGGGTCAACATGCAGGGCCTGCGGGCGGACCTGGCTGCGACGGCCGAGGCGGCCCGGTCCGCCGCGCGTTCCGCTTCACCGGTAGCGGGGTCAGCGACCGTTCCCCGCTACTCCCAGGAAGGGGACGCCCGGCTGCGGGAAGCTGAGATGCTGGTCCAGGCCTTCCGGGATGACATCCGCATCGAACTGCGCCGCCACGGCAGCGTCCGCCCGATCACGCCGGTGACGCTGGAGACGGTCAAGACCGTACTCGACCAGGCGCGGATCTCCATCCGCAATTCGCTGGAGGGCTGA
- a CDS encoding 50S ribosomal protein bL37: MSKRARKRRDRKRGGANHGKRPNA, translated from the coding sequence ATGAGCAAACGTGCACGTAAACGTCGTGACCGTAAGCGTGGCGGCGCGAACCACGGTAAGCGCCCCAACGCCTAA
- the rsrA gene encoding mycothiol system anti-sigma-R factor, which produces MSDCQGLGDCDDARMQRIYEYLDGALTHDDIAEIKDHLDGCPECFEQYDLECVIRVMVKRSCTEAAPENLKNAILDRIHASNPVEA; this is translated from the coding sequence ATGAGCGACTGCCAGGGACTGGGCGACTGCGACGACGCCCGGATGCAACGGATCTACGAGTATCTGGATGGGGCGCTCACACACGATGACATCGCAGAGATCAAGGACCACCTGGACGGCTGCCCGGAGTGCTTCGAGCAGTATGACCTCGAGTGTGTCATCCGCGTAATGGTGAAGCGTTCGTGCACCGAGGCTGCCCCAGAGAACCTGAAGAACGCGATTCTCGACCGGATCCACGCCAGCAACCCGGTAGAGGCCTGA
- a CDS encoding sigma-70 family RNA polymerase sigma factor, whose protein sequence is MSSMDPAVAATHEVAGNDATPSPTPLASPVGASPDPAQEMIVDGQQVDTTTETGEERRVRFERDAMQYVDQLYSAAMRMARNPADAEDLVQEAYTKAFSAFHQYKPGTNLKAWLYRILTNTYINLYRKRQREPLQSNSDTIEDWQLARAESHTSAGLRSAEAEALDHLPDTDVKRALQAIPEEFRLAVYFADVEGFAYKEISDIMNTPIGTVMSRLHRGRKMLRDMLADYAAERGFKAAEPKATAGSDKQENRK, encoded by the coding sequence ATGAGTTCCATGGATCCGGCCGTTGCGGCCACGCACGAGGTTGCCGGAAACGACGCCACGCCCAGCCCGACACCCTTAGCCAGCCCGGTTGGCGCGTCTCCTGACCCTGCCCAGGAGATGATCGTCGACGGGCAGCAGGTGGACACCACCACCGAAACGGGAGAAGAGCGCCGGGTCCGCTTCGAACGTGATGCCATGCAGTACGTGGACCAGCTGTATTCCGCCGCCATGAGGATGGCCCGAAACCCGGCAGACGCCGAGGACCTGGTCCAGGAGGCTTACACCAAGGCATTCTCGGCTTTCCACCAGTACAAGCCGGGAACCAACCTGAAGGCGTGGCTGTACCGCATCCTGACCAACACCTACATCAATCTTTACCGCAAACGGCAACGCGAGCCACTGCAGTCGAATTCGGACACGATCGAGGACTGGCAACTCGCCCGGGCAGAGTCGCACACCTCTGCGGGCCTGCGGTCGGCCGAGGCGGAAGCCCTGGACCATCTACCGGACACGGACGTGAAGCGGGCCCTGCAGGCAATTCCGGAGGAGTTCCGGCTGGCCGTCTACTTCGCCGACGTCGAGGGCTTCGCGTACAAGGAAATTTCAGACATCATGAACACCCCGATCGGGACTGTCATGTCCCGGCTGCACCGCGGCCGGAAGATGCTGCGCGACATGCTCGCCGATTACGCGGCCGAACGGGGATTCAAGGCGGCCGAACCCAAAGCAACAGCCGGAAGCGACAAACAGGAGAACAGGAAATGA
- a CDS encoding DoxX family protein, which yields MSFVRFLARPMLASSFVLAGMDKLKNADATATQLSPLLRRAAASLPFQTDEKVLARVLGGTQVGAGICLALGKGSRLAATVLAVISALNGYVEWRSADSSSKEGRGSRRRQLLKNVTLTGGVLLASVDTNGKPGLAWRAEHLAADARKTAGHLASDVKRTTGKQLKKADQAVRKAVPHTAGA from the coding sequence ATGTCCTTTGTCCGTTTTCTCGCCCGGCCCATGCTCGCCTCCAGTTTCGTCCTCGCCGGCATGGACAAGCTGAAGAACGCGGACGCCACTGCGACACAGCTTTCCCCCCTCCTGCGCCGCGCGGCCGCATCGCTGCCCTTCCAGACCGACGAGAAGGTCCTCGCCCGGGTTCTGGGCGGCACCCAGGTCGGCGCCGGAATCTGCCTCGCCCTGGGCAAGGGGTCGCGCCTGGCCGCCACTGTGCTGGCCGTGATCTCGGCCCTCAACGGCTACGTCGAGTGGCGCAGCGCGGACAGTTCCTCCAAGGAGGGCCGCGGTTCCCGCCGTAGGCAGCTGCTCAAGAACGTGACACTGACCGGCGGCGTCCTGCTCGCCTCCGTCGACACAAACGGAAAGCCCGGCCTGGCCTGGCGCGCGGAGCACCTCGCAGCCGATGCCAGGAAAACGGCCGGACACCTCGCCTCGGACGTGAAGAGGACCACGGGCAAGCAGCTGAAGAAGGCCGACCAAGCCGTCCGCAAGGCCGTACCCCACACGGCCGGAGCATAA
- the aroA gene encoding 3-phosphoshikimate 1-carboxyvinyltransferase has product MTGATPTAAVHPIPADGAPHWRAPHAGRPVDATVTVPGSKSLTNRYLVLAALADGPSRLRAPLHSRDSALMIEALRQLGATITEVPGDGTFGPDLEITPIGLDEPASAGSIDCGLAGTVMRFVPAVAALRRGGTLFDGDPHARKRPMGTIIEALTGLGVEVRGPDGGAASSLPFTVRGTGTVRGGHLVIDASASSQFVSALLLAGARFAEGLHLEHASVEHPGKSVPSLDHINMTVAVLRTVGVDVDDSRPNHWVVSPGSIRAFDRRIEQDLSNAGPFLAAALATGGTVRIPNWPAETTQVGDLWRSILTTMGATVTLEDGTLTVTGGPAILGGDFDETSELAPTVAALCALATGPSRLSGIAHLRGHETDRLAALVAEINRLGGDAEETGDGLIIRPAALHGGVVHSYADHRMATAGAILGLAVPGVEVEDIATTAKTMPDFPRLWEAMLAQGSAAAGTAAPAEPGASNKDAARGPQH; this is encoded by the coding sequence ATGACAGGCGCCACCCCCACAGCAGCTGTTCACCCCATTCCGGCCGACGGGGCTCCGCACTGGCGGGCCCCGCATGCCGGACGGCCCGTCGACGCGACAGTCACCGTTCCGGGGTCCAAGTCCCTGACCAACAGGTACCTGGTGCTCGCTGCCCTCGCGGACGGCCCCTCGCGCCTGCGGGCTCCATTGCATTCGCGTGACTCGGCACTGATGATCGAGGCGCTCCGCCAGCTCGGAGCCACCATCACCGAGGTTCCCGGCGACGGCACCTTTGGCCCGGACCTGGAGATCACGCCGATCGGCCTGGACGAGCCGGCGTCCGCGGGAAGCATCGACTGCGGCCTCGCGGGCACCGTCATGCGCTTCGTCCCGGCGGTGGCGGCCCTGCGCCGCGGCGGGACGCTGTTCGACGGCGACCCGCACGCCCGCAAGCGGCCAATGGGAACCATCATCGAGGCGCTGACCGGCCTGGGCGTTGAGGTCCGGGGGCCGGACGGCGGAGCGGCCTCGTCCCTGCCGTTCACCGTCCGGGGCACGGGCACCGTGCGCGGCGGCCATCTCGTCATCGACGCCAGCGCCTCCTCCCAGTTCGTGTCCGCCCTGTTGCTGGCCGGCGCGCGCTTCGCCGAGGGGCTCCACCTGGAACACGCGAGCGTGGAACACCCCGGCAAATCCGTGCCGAGCCTTGACCACATCAACATGACGGTCGCGGTGCTGCGCACGGTCGGAGTCGACGTCGATGACTCCCGTCCCAACCACTGGGTTGTCTCCCCCGGCAGCATCCGCGCCTTCGACCGCCGGATCGAACAAGACCTCTCCAACGCCGGCCCGTTCCTGGCGGCCGCTCTGGCAACAGGCGGCACCGTGCGGATCCCAAACTGGCCCGCCGAGACCACCCAGGTGGGCGACCTCTGGCGGAGCATCCTGACCACCATGGGAGCGACCGTCACGCTCGAGGACGGGACGCTGACCGTCACGGGAGGCCCGGCCATCCTGGGCGGCGATTTCGACGAAACCAGCGAGCTCGCGCCGACCGTCGCGGCCCTGTGTGCGCTGGCCACGGGCCCGTCCCGGCTCAGCGGCATTGCCCACCTCCGCGGGCACGAAACGGACCGGCTGGCCGCGCTCGTGGCCGAGATCAACCGCCTCGGCGGAGACGCCGAGGAAACCGGCGACGGGCTCATCATCCGCCCGGCCGCACTGCACGGCGGCGTCGTCCACAGCTATGCCGACCACCGGATGGCCACAGCCGGGGCCATCCTGGGCCTGGCGGTACCCGGCGTTGAGGTCGAGGACATCGCCACCACGGCCAAAACAATGCCTGACTTCCCCCGGCTCTGGGAAGCCATGCTGGCCCAGGGCAGCGCCGCCGCGGGCACGGCAGCGCCTGCAGAGCCCGGCGCCTCGAACAAGGATGCGGCCCGTGGCCCGCAGCACTGA
- the rsgA gene encoding ribosome small subunit-dependent GTPase A, with the protein MARSTDSWDESDVRIRPNKKGTRPRTKDRPSHDDAVTGRIITVDRGRYTAVVDEGAGTERTIIAARARELRRNPVVAGDYVSLVGDVTGEPDTLARLVKIQDRRTLLRRSADDTDPIERAVVANADQLVIVVAAANPEPRTGFIDRALVAAYDAGIEPLLLVTKADVKDPAELLSNYQHLDFPVIISKTADSAASGIDARSDDGLSARLDKDAVSQLRGYLDGKVTVMLGHSGVGKSTMVNALTGAERATGGVNAVTGRGRHTSSSALALKVNDAPAGSWIIDTPGIRSFGLAHVDPDRILRSFPDLEPGTDACERGCKHDSSAVNCGVDAWVAAGHAGPSGPARLMSLRRLLGTDPRMEAQDVKELGTVS; encoded by the coding sequence GTGGCCCGCAGCACTGATTCCTGGGACGAATCCGACGTCCGGATCCGTCCCAACAAGAAGGGCACGCGGCCGCGCACCAAAGACCGCCCAAGCCATGACGACGCCGTCACCGGCCGGATCATCACCGTTGACCGGGGCCGCTACACCGCCGTCGTCGACGAAGGCGCCGGAACTGAGCGCACCATCATCGCCGCCCGCGCCCGCGAACTGCGCCGCAACCCCGTGGTGGCCGGCGACTACGTCTCGCTCGTGGGTGATGTCACCGGGGAGCCGGACACCTTGGCCCGGCTCGTGAAGATCCAGGACCGCAGGACGCTGCTGCGGCGCAGTGCCGACGACACCGACCCGATCGAACGCGCCGTCGTCGCCAACGCCGACCAGCTCGTGATCGTGGTGGCGGCCGCCAATCCCGAGCCGCGGACCGGGTTCATCGACCGCGCCCTCGTGGCGGCGTACGACGCCGGCATCGAGCCGCTGCTGCTGGTGACTAAAGCCGACGTCAAGGATCCCGCCGAGCTGCTCTCCAATTACCAGCACCTCGACTTCCCGGTCATCATCAGCAAGACGGCGGATTCGGCCGCCTCTGGAATCGACGCCCGCTCGGACGACGGGCTGTCCGCCCGGCTGGACAAGGACGCGGTGTCCCAGCTGCGCGGCTACCTCGACGGGAAGGTGACCGTCATGCTCGGCCACTCCGGCGTCGGCAAGTCCACCATGGTCAATGCCCTGACCGGGGCCGAACGCGCCACCGGAGGCGTCAACGCCGTGACCGGCCGGGGCCGGCACACCTCCTCCTCCGCGCTGGCGCTCAAGGTCAACGATGCACCGGCCGGCAGCTGGATCATCGACACCCCCGGCATCCGATCCTTCGGCCTGGCCCATGTGGATCCCGACCGGATCCTGCGGTCCTTCCCGGACCTCGAGCCCGGCACGGACGCCTGTGAGCGGGGCTGCAAGCACGACTCCAGCGCCGTCAACTGCGGGGTCGATGCCTGGGTGGCGGCAGGCCATGCGGGACCGTCGGGCCCGGCCCGGCTCATGTCGCTGCGGCGCCTGCTGGGCACGGACCCGCGGATGGAAGCGCAGGACGTCAAGGAACTCGGCACCGTTTCCTAG
- the hisN gene encoding histidinol-phosphatase, which produces MSQPASSYNDDLRLAHVLADSVDSQTMSRFKALDLRIETKPDLTPVTDADKSAEEAIRGQLSRSRPRDAVLGEEFGSSGHGSRRWIIDPIDGTKNFVRGVPVWATLIALVDEGEPVVGVVSAPALGKRWWAAKGAGAYTGRSLASATRLKVSNISELSDASLSYSSLGGWKERGNLDEFIGLTEEVWRTRAYGDFWSYCLVAEGAVDIACEPELNLYDMAALVPIVTEAGGRFTSLEGEDGPFGGNALATNSILHSEVLKRLNPGLDDLL; this is translated from the coding sequence ATGAGTCAACCCGCTTCGAGCTATAACGATGACCTGCGCCTTGCCCATGTACTGGCAGATTCCGTAGATTCCCAGACCATGAGCCGCTTCAAGGCGCTCGACCTTCGGATCGAAACGAAGCCCGACCTGACTCCGGTCACCGACGCCGACAAGTCCGCCGAGGAAGCCATCCGCGGCCAGCTGTCCCGCTCCCGGCCGCGCGACGCCGTCCTGGGCGAGGAATTCGGCAGCTCCGGCCACGGCTCCCGGCGCTGGATCATCGACCCGATCGACGGGACCAAGAACTTCGTCCGGGGCGTCCCCGTCTGGGCCACCCTGATCGCCCTCGTGGACGAGGGCGAGCCGGTCGTCGGCGTCGTTAGCGCCCCGGCACTGGGCAAGCGCTGGTGGGCGGCCAAGGGCGCCGGCGCCTACACCGGCCGCTCGCTCGCCTCCGCGACCCGGCTGAAAGTGTCCAACATTTCCGAGCTCTCCGACGCCTCCCTGTCCTACTCGAGCCTGGGCGGCTGGAAGGAACGCGGAAACCTCGACGAGTTCATCGGCCTGACCGAGGAAGTCTGGCGCACGCGCGCCTACGGCGACTTCTGGTCGTACTGCCTGGTGGCCGAGGGCGCCGTCGACATCGCCTGCGAGCCCGAACTGAATTTGTACGACATGGCAGCCCTGGTGCCGATCGTCACGGAAGCCGGCGGCCGCTTCACTTCCCTGGAGGGCGAGGACGGGCCGTTCGGCGGCAACGCGCTGGCGACCAACTCCATCCTTCACTCGGAGGTCCTCAAGCGCCTCAATCCGGGCCTCGACGACCTGCTGTAG
- a CDS encoding aminotransferase class V-fold PLP-dependent enzyme, with the protein MTTATFPTTPNFTSPSGTAVTDSFALAGRPLAAVTGAEIQAPLIQGGHVRYANLDYGASAPALSVVSAYLNEILPFYASVHRGAGYASQISTSVYENSRNIVREFVGGRADDSVIFTRNTTDSLNLLAGCLPIENGRHTGEVLYLDIEHHANLLPWQTVPHRSVVAAPTIAETLEKLRGQLADGGISLLAVTGASNVTGEILPVRALAALAHEYGARIVVDAAQLAPHRRIDISADGVDYLAFSGHKLYAPFGAGVLVGRADWLDAGTPHLAGGGAVSDARLDTVSWTTGPARHEGGSPNVLGAATLARATQVIAALDQSQWHAHENAIRSFLVEGLRRIDGVTVHQIFADTDAQDRGQGAGTIGVVNFSVEGYDAGLVAAYLSAEHGIGLRDGRFCAHPLLKRLGLPSGSLRASFGLGSRLEDAQRLLAGIQELRQTGLGWDYVVDAGRWVPSNDTRSYPHWAPNTPGTAGAAPCAVVD; encoded by the coding sequence ATGACGACTGCAACTTTTCCCACCACCCCCAATTTCACCTCTCCGTCCGGGACGGCCGTGACCGACAGCTTCGCCCTTGCCGGCCGGCCGCTCGCCGCGGTCACCGGAGCGGAGATCCAGGCACCGTTGATCCAGGGCGGCCACGTCCGCTACGCCAACCTGGACTACGGTGCCTCGGCCCCGGCCCTGTCCGTGGTGTCGGCCTACCTGAACGAGATCCTTCCGTTCTACGCCAGCGTCCACCGCGGCGCCGGCTACGCCTCACAGATCAGCACCTCGGTCTACGAGAACTCCCGCAACATCGTCCGTGAGTTTGTCGGCGGCCGCGCGGATGACTCTGTGATCTTCACCCGCAACACCACCGACTCGCTGAACCTGCTGGCCGGCTGCCTGCCGATCGAAAACGGCCGGCACACCGGCGAGGTCCTTTACCTCGACATCGAACACCACGCCAACCTGCTGCCATGGCAGACCGTGCCGCACCGCAGCGTTGTGGCCGCCCCGACCATAGCGGAAACCCTTGAGAAACTGCGCGGGCAGCTGGCCGACGGCGGCATCAGCCTGCTAGCCGTGACCGGCGCCTCCAACGTCACCGGCGAGATCCTGCCGGTCCGCGCCTTGGCCGCACTGGCCCACGAGTACGGCGCCCGGATCGTCGTGGACGCCGCCCAGCTTGCCCCGCACCGGCGCATTGACATCTCCGCGGACGGCGTCGACTACCTCGCCTTTTCCGGCCACAAGCTCTACGCGCCGTTCGGCGCCGGCGTGCTGGTGGGCCGGGCCGACTGGCTGGACGCCGGCACCCCGCACCTGGCCGGCGGCGGTGCGGTCAGCGACGCACGGCTCGACACCGTCAGCTGGACCACCGGCCCGGCACGGCACGAGGGCGGCTCGCCCAACGTGCTGGGCGCCGCCACCCTGGCCAGGGCCACCCAGGTGATCGCGGCCCTGGACCAGAGCCAGTGGCACGCCCACGAGAACGCGATCCGTTCCTTCCTCGTCGAGGGCCTTCGGCGGATCGACGGCGTGACCGTGCACCAGATCTTCGCGGACACCGACGCTCAAGACCGCGGCCAGGGCGCCGGCACGATCGGCGTCGTCAACTTCTCCGTGGAAGGCTACGACGCCGGCCTGGTGGCCGCGTACCTGTCCGCCGAACACGGCATCGGCCTGCGCGACGGCCGGTTCTGCGCCCACCCGCTGCTCAAGCGGCTGGGCCTGCCCTCCGGTTCCCTGCGGGCCAGCTTCGGCCTCGGCTCGCGGCTCGAGGACGCGCAACGGCTCCTGGCCGGAATCCAGGAACTGCGGCAGACCGGCCTCGGCTGGGACTACGTCGTCGACGCCGGGCGCTGGGTCCCGTCAAATGACACCCGCAGCTACCCGCACTGGGCACCGAACACCCCGGGTACCGCCGGCGCCGCGCCGTGCGCCGTGGTGGACTAA
- a CDS encoding class I SAM-dependent methyltransferase, with product MGNAPKLHGGPKLHHVRRQELGQSFQDGGAHYERVRPGYPGESADWLIPAGAGDAADIGAGTGKFTALLVERGLHTVAVDPSADMLDQLRQTLPGVATIEGTAEDTGLDAAAFDLVTVAQAWHWCDPLRASTEAARILRPHGVLGLIWNQLDTSVPWVHRLSRIMHAGDVHKPHFKPPLGPEFTSLESHLTRWEDPVTPADILELAKSRSYYLAAGEATRAKVLANLGWYLHDHLGHAPDEVLPLPYLTQTWRAVRA from the coding sequence CTGGGGAATGCTCCCAAACTGCACGGCGGACCCAAACTGCACCACGTACGGCGGCAGGAGCTCGGGCAGAGTTTCCAGGACGGCGGCGCCCACTACGAGCGCGTCCGGCCGGGCTATCCCGGCGAGTCGGCCGACTGGCTGATTCCCGCCGGCGCCGGCGACGCAGCGGACATCGGGGCGGGGACCGGGAAGTTCACCGCCCTCCTGGTCGAACGCGGTCTGCACACGGTCGCCGTCGACCCTTCCGCCGACATGCTGGACCAGCTCCGGCAGACGCTGCCGGGGGTGGCCACCATTGAAGGCACCGCCGAAGACACCGGGCTGGACGCGGCAGCGTTCGACCTGGTGACCGTCGCGCAGGCCTGGCACTGGTGCGATCCGCTCCGGGCCAGCACCGAGGCGGCCCGGATCCTTCGCCCGCACGGCGTCCTGGGGCTGATCTGGAACCAGCTGGACACCTCCGTGCCGTGGGTTCACCGGCTCTCCCGGATCATGCATGCCGGCGACGTTCACAAGCCCCACTTCAAGCCGCCTCTGGGGCCGGAATTCACCAGCCTCGAAAGCCATTTGACGCGCTGGGAAGATCCGGTGACCCCTGCCGACATCCTGGAACTGGCAAAGTCCCGGAGCTACTACCTCGCCGCCGGCGAGGCGACGCGAGCCAAGGTGCTGGCCAACCTCGGCTGGTACCTGCACGATCATCTGGGGCACGCCCCCGACGAGGTGCTCCCGCTCCCCTACCTGACCCAGACTTGGCGGGCCGTCCGGGCCTGA
- a CDS encoding metal-dependent transcriptional regulator: protein MKTSPPSSSIEDYVKVIYSFTEWQDKPITSSQLAQRLGVANSSVSEMVRKLKDQGLVDHQPYSAITLTADGVRLALLMVRRHRLIETFLVQELGYRWDEVHDEAELLEHAVSDTFIERMAAKLGNPVRDPHGDPIPAADGSVLMPTAYRMNELDDGHTGRITRISDENPELLRYLAAEEIDLDAAIEVIGRRPFGGALVVRIGPGPGGREVDLAEEVASALWVHSEVAHAGCSVEAR from the coding sequence GTGAAGACCAGTCCGCCATCCTCCTCCATTGAGGACTACGTCAAGGTCATCTACTCCTTCACGGAGTGGCAGGACAAGCCCATCACCTCCTCGCAGCTGGCACAACGGCTCGGGGTCGCCAATTCCTCGGTATCCGAGATGGTCCGCAAGCTCAAGGACCAGGGCCTGGTGGACCACCAGCCCTACAGCGCAATCACGCTCACGGCCGACGGCGTCCGGCTGGCCCTGTTGATGGTCCGCCGTCACCGGCTGATCGAGACCTTCCTCGTCCAGGAACTCGGCTACCGCTGGGACGAGGTCCACGATGAGGCCGAACTCCTGGAGCACGCGGTCTCGGACACCTTTATCGAGCGGATGGCCGCCAAACTGGGCAACCCGGTCCGGGACCCGCACGGCGACCCGATCCCCGCCGCTGACGGCTCCGTGTTGATGCCCACGGCCTACCGGATGAATGAGCTCGACGACGGCCACACCGGCCGGATCACCCGGATCAGCGACGAGAACCCGGAGCTCCTGCGCTACCTTGCCGCCGAGGAAATCGACCTGGACGCGGCAATTGAGGTCATCGGCCGACGGCCCTTCGGCGGCGCCCTGGTTGTCCGGATCGGGCCCGGTCCGGGCGGGCGCGAGGTTGACCTCGCCGAAGAGGTTGCCTCGGCCCTCTGGGTCCACAGCGAGGTTGCCCACGCTGGCTGCAGCGTCGAAGCGCGCTGA
- a CDS encoding fluoride efflux transporter FluC produces the protein MLGAPGGARTENRPRLPDWRAWAAVAAGGLLGTELRYGAGLAFPETAGSVPWTTLGINVVGSFVLATLTTLWIARPRTAFWLRAGLGPGLLGSFTTFSAVVFSVDQQFRGGLHGTWLAYLGLSLVLGLGAAAAGWKTGKALANLKAGA, from the coding sequence ATGCTTGGCGCACCGGGCGGGGCCAGGACTGAAAACCGCCCCCGCCTGCCGGACTGGCGGGCCTGGGCTGCCGTCGCGGCGGGCGGGCTGCTGGGAACGGAACTGCGCTACGGTGCGGGCCTCGCGTTCCCTGAGACGGCAGGCTCGGTGCCCTGGACCACCCTGGGAATCAACGTCGTCGGAAGCTTTGTCCTCGCCACCCTCACCACTCTCTGGATCGCGCGGCCCCGGACGGCCTTCTGGCTCCGCGCCGGTCTGGGACCCGGGCTTCTGGGTTCCTTCACCACGTTCTCCGCGGTGGTCTTCTCGGTGGACCAGCAGTTCCGGGGCGGGCTGCACGGCACCTGGCTCGCGTATCTTGGGCTCTCGCTGGTGCTGGGACTTGGGGCCGCCGCCGCCGGCTGGAAGACCGGCAAAGCGCTGGCCAACCTCAAAGCCGGTGCCTGA
- a CDS encoding fluoride efflux transporter FluC, with protein MITAVLVGVFGVAGALLRFAVDSWFAHRPGPRPHWPWATLTVNIVGSFLIGVSLGLTDLLGLAPEWHTALSAGLAGGLTTFSSWTTATVRLVSEARYRAAGLNVAVNLLAGLAAAALGLAL; from the coding sequence ATGATCACCGCGGTGCTGGTCGGCGTCTTCGGGGTGGCCGGCGCCCTGCTGCGGTTCGCCGTCGACTCCTGGTTTGCGCACCGCCCCGGGCCGCGGCCGCACTGGCCCTGGGCCACCCTGACGGTGAACATCGTGGGCTCCTTTCTCATCGGCGTCTCCCTCGGCCTGACCGACCTGCTGGGCCTGGCACCGGAATGGCACACCGCGCTCAGCGCCGGCCTTGCGGGTGGGCTGACCACGTTCAGTTCCTGGACCACCGCTACGGTGCGGCTGGTCAGCGAGGCCCGCTACCGCGCCGCCGGGCTCAATGTCGCCGTCAATCTGTTGGCCGGACTCGCGGCCGCCGCGCTCGGCCTCGCGCTGTGA
- the smpB gene encoding SsrA-binding protein SmpB has product MPKESGRKVVATNRKARHDYHILDTYEAGIALMGTEVKSLREGHASMVDGFCTFYNDELWMEGIHIPEYHQGSWTNHAARRRRKLLLHRDELTKISHKIRESGFTIVPLQLYFLDGRAKVEIGVARGKKEYDKRQTLREQQDKREALRVMRERNRR; this is encoded by the coding sequence GTGCCTAAAGAAAGTGGCCGTAAGGTAGTGGCCACCAACCGCAAGGCCCGGCACGACTACCACATCCTCGACACCTATGAGGCCGGGATCGCCCTGATGGGGACGGAAGTGAAGTCCCTCCGCGAAGGCCACGCCTCCATGGTCGACGGCTTCTGCACCTTCTACAACGACGAGCTGTGGATGGAGGGCATCCACATCCCCGAGTACCACCAGGGGAGCTGGACCAACCATGCCGCCCGGCGGCGTCGGAAGCTTCTGCTGCACCGCGACGAGCTGACCAAGATCTCGCACAAGATCCGCGAATCGGGCTTCACGATCGTTCCGCTCCAGCTGTACTTCCTGGACGGGCGCGCGAAGGTCGAAATCGGCGTCGCCCGCGGCAAGAAGGAATACGACAAGCGCCAGACGCTGCGCGAGCAGCAGGACAAACGCGAGGCCCTCCGCGTGATGCGCGAACGGAACCGCCGCTAG